One window of Catonella massiliensis genomic DNA carries:
- the pyrF gene encoding orotidine-5'-phosphate decarboxylase, whose product MIEKLVERIKKLEAPIVVGLDPTLNFVPGFLLDKAINEKGETLEAAADAIFEFNKKIVDAVYDLIPAVKPQIAMYEQFGIPGLMAFKKTLDYCHEKGLLVIGDAKRGDIGSTSTAYAIGHIGKVKVGSTEIAPFDEDFLTINPYLGSDSVVPFVEECKKYDKGLFILVKTSNPSSGEFQDQKVGKKAVYELVGKKVDEWGAELIKNGYSDVGAVVGATYPEMGEVLREIMPKAYILVPGYGAQGGTAAELKPFFNKDGLGAIVNSSRGIIAAYKQEKYAEYGAEGFAEAARAAVIDMKNDIASIF is encoded by the coding sequence ATGATAGAGAAATTAGTTGAACGCATTAAAAAGCTTGAAGCACCTATAGTTGTGGGACTTGATCCTACACTTAATTTTGTGCCGGGGTTTCTTCTTGATAAGGCGATAAACGAAAAAGGCGAAACTCTTGAAGCTGCAGCTGATGCGATATTTGAATTTAACAAGAAGATAGTAGATGCTGTCTATGACTTGATTCCTGCGGTTAAGCCTCAGATAGCAATGTATGAGCAGTTTGGTATACCGGGGCTTATGGCATTTAAGAAGACTCTCGATTATTGCCACGAAAAAGGGCTTTTGGTAATAGGAGATGCCAAGCGCGGAGATATAGGCTCTACTTCTACAGCCTATGCTATAGGCCATATTGGCAAGGTGAAGGTAGGAAGTACTGAGATTGCTCCTTTTGATGAAGACTTCCTTACTATAAATCCTTACTTGGGCTCCGACAGTGTAGTTCCTTTTGTTGAAGAGTGTAAGAAATACGATAAAGGTCTCTTCATCCTGGTTAAGACCTCCAACCCTTCAAGCGGTGAGTTTCAGGATCAAAAGGTAGGAAAGAAGGCTGTATATGAGCTTGTAGGAAAGAAGGTAGACGAGTGGGGAGCAGAGCTAATTAAGAACGGATACAGTGATGTAGGTGCGGTAGTTGGAGCCACCTATCCTGAGATGGGAGAGGTGCTTAGGGAGATAATGCCAAAGGCCTATATACTCGTACCGGGGTATGGTGCTCAGGGTGGTACAGCGGCTGAGCTTAAGCCATTCTTTAATAAAGACGGCCTCGGTGCTATAGTCAATTCTTCAAGAGGAATTATAGCGGCTTACAAGCAGGAAAAGTATGCTGAGTACGGTGCTGAAGGCTTTGCTGAGGCTGCCAGGGCGGCTGTGATTGATATGAAGAATGACATTGCATCTATATTCTAA